AGGCAGGGCTAATATCCTGTATAAGGCGCAGGAATTCGGCATTGACATAAAGAGCAAAGACCCCATTGTCCAGAATATACTAAAAACCCTTAAAGAACTTGAGCATCAGGGCTTCCAGTATGAAGGCGCAGAGGCGTCATTTGAGCTGCTCATCCATAAGGCAATGAAGGTACGGAAACGTTATTTCAGGCTCCTCGGTTTCAGAGTGATTGATGAAAAGAAGAAAGAGGGCGAGCCGCCTCATACAGAGGCCACAATAAAACTTGAAGTGGACGGCAAGGTTGAGCATACAGCAAGCGAAGGCAATGGCCCTGTGAATGCCCTTGATAATGCGCTCAGAAAGGCTCTGGAGAAGTTTTATCCCGGGATCAAGGATGTGGAACTCCTTGACTTCAAGGTCAGGGTTCTGAGGGCAGGGGAGGGGACTGCGGCATCTGTAAGGGTTTTGGTGGAGTCAGGCGACGGAAAGGAAAAATGGGGGACTGTTGGCGTATCCGAAAATGTGATTGAGGCAAGCTGGCAGGCGCTTGTTGACAGCCTTGAATATAAACTCTATAAAGATGAAAAGTGAAGCCTCAAACGAGGAAAGAAGAGGGGCTAATACAACCCCCCTCCTTGTAATAGCCGTATTCCTTGTGGTGATTTATTTTACGAGAGGGTTTTATATACCTGACAATCCAGCGCCAGCCGCTTCTACCCCTCCTGTTGAAAAAACCGTCTTTGAAATAGAGGATTCTTCCGGCTTCAGCAAGGTCTATACATCTCCGAAAGATATATCACCTAAAGATGCAATGGCAATGGCCGGCGAACCCCCCTTTACTAAAGGGAAAATGGAGTTAAGGTATGCTGATACTATAATTAAAACCGGCTCAAAGATTACGATAAACAAAGATGGTTCAGCCCAAATAGGTCAGATGAGCGGAGAAAAGCATATTGTTTTTTCCATTCCTCTGGATATAAACAGGGCCACTATACAGGACTTTGAGGCGCTCCCCGGCATTGGCCCAAAACTTGCCCTGGAGATTGTGGAGACAAGAGAAAAGTTTGGAGATTTTAAAACAATT
The Deltaproteobacteria bacterium DNA segment above includes these coding regions:
- a CDS encoding ComEA family DNA-binding protein — encoded protein: MKSEASNEERRGANTTPLLVIAVFLVVIYFTRGFYIPDNPAPAASTPPVEKTVFEIEDSSGFSKVYTSPKDISPKDAMAMAGEPPFTKGKMELRYADTIIKTGSKITINKDGSAQIGQMSGEKHIVFSIPLDINRATIQDFEALPGIGPKLALEIVETREKFGDFKTIDDLKKVKGIGDKKFRKIRDKLIS